In the Salvia splendens isolate huo1 chromosome 16, SspV2, whole genome shotgun sequence genome, ATCattcttgtcccacattgaTTTGATAAtcgatttttttataaaatttatgatCAACAAATGCATACACACttcaaaataatactactaggtAAATGAGCAGTTATTTAGAAGATCTCATTTATTTCGAGTTTGTATTTAATTTAGTTAGAGAGTGTATTCGAATTCGATATTTTTAACCTTATACATTAACCAATGAAGCGAATTCAAAACTTTTAATCTAGCCTTATACATTAACCACTCTTCATTATGCAACTAAATCAAACACGAACACAAGAATAGTTTCGAACTTTCAACGTATACGGCTTTGAAGTAGCTAGTTAGTTTCATCCATCAAGGAAACCAAACCCAAaattaactaaataaaaataaaataaaattcatacaAGAAAAGGTAGTGTGCACGTGGCAGGTCCGCAACAGCTCTGACTGTTTGGACCACATCGGATGGCTTCTTCAAAAGGCACGCACCCTTACAAAGATTTCCGCCGCCACCGCCgaatctctctctttctcggaCTAAATTCGCAGATAATGTATTTGAATGTTATATACTAATTTTCATTTGTATTTCTATTAATCAAATATAAATGTGTTATTGTATTTTGCAATCAATTCCATCACGTTCTATAATAGCTGGCCGCATACCATGTGCGTATACCGTCCATTTTCTACAAATTTATAACAATCAATTTCTCTAATAGGGTCTAGGGACTTCAATTGGTCCCAACCCATCAACACTTTCTTCACTCAAATCTTTGAAtgaaaatgtaataaaaatttGTCAACTATTAAGCTTCAATCTCTATATTGCAAGGACGGATATTGTCAAGTACTAGGGATACGTTTCCCACGAGTAGATAATGTATGTGTCACACTTTGATTAATTACAACTAATAAATGTTGCATTATGTATAATCTGAATTCAATTGATattatattgtattttttttaagtgcACCATATTTACTGCATATTTAATTAAAGTCTACAAGGCCTATATCCTGAAATCAGTGTTTGATatggagaaagaaaagaaggCTCTAATTTTTGAGGCAATGAAGCATGCTGTCTAGTTCTTTGCCTTCAATATTGATGTTTGCCCTAGAAAAGATTAACACCTACTAAACTAAAGTTTAGTGGATTTAGGTTGAATTATATATCAATTTGGAAAAAATTCGATTGactaatatatcaaattaacaaatcggagtataattatttatgagAATTACTAAGAATATACTATCAGGATAATTCATTACAAGTTCACCAATAAAAACTCAACAAAGATATTTTTTCAAGTGAAAAAGTaaagatattaattatatacatgGATAGATATTTAAAGCatgaattttaaataataattgagGAAGCACTCATAATTTTCGTACGTTGTAACAATAAACAAAAGACCAAGAAATGATACATATGTATACATAAGTGTGTTCCAAAGAATGATAGCGAAGttacaaaattttcaatttcttttggCCGTCCACGGaataaaaggaagaaaaaaagaatacaAACTCTAAAATAGCACAAGTTAACTATGAGCATGTCCCTCTCCCACCAATTCTATGgtaatcttaaaaaaaaaaactacattttttttctagtatttttttttccagaAAGCAGGGTTTGATTATTCAATACAACATGTTTTAAACATTGCTATTGAACTGGTTTTGTAAGAAAAACATGTCCTCCACATCCCACAAATTGTCACCTCCACAATCCATCCACTGACTGCTGCTGAAATCCAACCCTTGGTTAAAGTAGTCGGTTTGATTCGTCACAGATTGCTGATTATCGCCGCCGTAGCTAATCTGATCCGCCGCAGCGTAGCACTGGTCTTGGTTGTGGTTGAAAGAGTCGGAGGAGGCGGAGACGGCGGCGCTGGAGTTCTCCGGCGTCGTCTGAGAGTTGACCATGTTGTGAGGCTGCCCGAAACTGCCGCTGTCGGTAAGGTGGTAGTTTACGGCGGCGGAGGAAGGCAGCGgcgcggcggtggcggcggccgAGGCGGCTTGGATTCGCTCCACCAGCCTCGGCATCCAAAGGTAGCGCATGGCGTCCTTGAATTGCTTGCTGTTCACGTCACATTTCAGCTGCTTCGCATGCTTTTGCACCCGTGTGCGCCAGTAGTTCTTGATCTCGTTGTCTGTCCTCCCCGGCAGATGCTGCGCGATTTTCGACCACCTGTCCCACAAAAGCATGCCCATCGCCAAATTAGCCTCTACCAAAATAAATTTCTcgaaaataaatttgaataaatagaAAAGAATACATACCGATTTCCCCAACGAGAATGGAGCTCGAGGATGAGAAGCTGCTCTTCTAGGGTGATGTTGCCGCGGCGGACGTCGGGGCGGAGGTAGTTCAGCCACCTCAGCCTGCAGCTCTTTCCGGTACGCTTTAGACCTGCATCCACATTTCAATAACCAAGTTAATTCAATACAAAAtattgttaaaaaaatatataaagtcTGGTCAAATTCTGGTGTGTCTGTACTCACCAGCGCAGCGGGCGAGGGAGTTCCAGCGGCCTTCGCCGTGATGAGCGATGTAGTTGATGAGGGTGAAGTCTTCTTCAACGGTCCATGGACCTCTCCGG is a window encoding:
- the LOC121769819 gene encoding transcription factor MYB108-like; protein product: MEQRGKVRGDYSEEEMDLRRGPWTVEEDFTLINYIAHHGEGRWNSLARCAGLKRTGKSCRLRWLNYLRPDVRRGNITLEEQLLILELHSRWGNRWSKIAQHLPGRTDNEIKNYWRTRVQKHAKQLKCDVNSKQFKDAMRYLWMPRLVERIQAASAAATAAPLPSSAAVNYHLTDSGSFGQPHNMVNSQTTPENSSAAVSASSDSFNHNQDQCYAAADQISYGGDNQQSVTNQTDYFNQGLDFSSSQWMDCGGDNLWDVEDMFFLQNQFNSNV